In Stieleria varia, one genomic interval encodes:
- a CDS encoding Gfo/Idh/MocA family protein, whose amino-acid sequence MPKLNRRQFSAVAASALVAASTRRSIAQSPNEQLGVCIAGVNSRGAEHIRGFMKDQRTVISAIVDVDSEVASRRASEIENKQGKRPAVFTDVRQALDSDGFDILTCATPNHWHALMGVWAMQAGKDVYIEKPISHNIHEGRALVEAAKRYGRMFQTGTQSRSSSACQDAVKFIADGGIGDVKFARGLCYKRRKSIGRLGDYPIPPNVDFNLWSGPATYTDPKLTREKFHYDWHWQRHYGNGDLGNQGPHQTDIARWGLGLDRHPNAILTYGGRLGYQAERKDPSYVDAGDTGNTEVSIYDYGDKCIVFETRGLDVSKTAGDEVERMFGKDPGNKIGVIFYGSEGYVAQISYGHCRAFDKDMKEIKSFTANDVGDAHFANFISACASRDYGSLNADAMTGHLSAGVSHLGNISYYLGEKNPASADEIKAAVSKIKSLDDNAATLQRTIEHLEANGVDLDKTPLALGPMLEFDPETEKFTNNDDANAMLTREYRKGFEVPEGANV is encoded by the coding sequence ATGCCCAAACTGAATCGTCGTCAATTCTCTGCCGTTGCCGCGTCCGCTTTGGTCGCCGCGTCCACACGTCGCTCAATCGCTCAGAGCCCCAACGAGCAGTTGGGCGTTTGCATCGCTGGTGTCAACAGTCGAGGTGCCGAACACATTCGTGGGTTTATGAAAGATCAACGAACGGTCATCAGCGCGATCGTCGACGTCGATAGCGAAGTCGCCAGTCGGCGAGCAAGCGAGATTGAGAATAAACAAGGAAAACGCCCCGCCGTGTTCACGGATGTGCGTCAAGCACTCGATTCCGATGGCTTCGACATCCTGACCTGCGCAACCCCCAACCACTGGCACGCTTTGATGGGTGTCTGGGCGATGCAAGCGGGCAAGGACGTGTACATCGAGAAACCGATCAGTCACAACATCCACGAAGGACGCGCGCTGGTCGAAGCAGCCAAACGCTATGGACGCATGTTCCAGACCGGAACGCAGTCACGCAGCAGTTCTGCTTGCCAAGACGCGGTGAAGTTCATTGCCGATGGCGGAATCGGTGACGTCAAGTTCGCTCGCGGGTTGTGCTACAAGCGTCGAAAGTCGATAGGCCGACTGGGCGATTATCCGATCCCACCCAATGTCGATTTCAATCTGTGGAGCGGGCCAGCGACCTATACGGACCCCAAGCTCACACGTGAAAAATTCCACTACGATTGGCACTGGCAGCGTCACTACGGCAACGGTGATTTGGGAAACCAAGGTCCTCACCAAACCGACATCGCACGTTGGGGACTGGGGCTGGATCGTCATCCCAATGCGATCCTTACCTACGGTGGCCGATTGGGTTATCAAGCCGAACGCAAAGACCCTAGCTACGTCGACGCAGGCGACACGGGGAACACTGAAGTCTCGATTTATGATTACGGTGACAAATGCATCGTCTTTGAGACTCGAGGTTTGGATGTCTCCAAGACAGCGGGTGACGAAGTCGAGCGTATGTTCGGCAAGGACCCCGGCAACAAAATCGGGGTGATTTTCTACGGCTCCGAAGGCTACGTGGCTCAGATCTCCTATGGCCACTGCCGTGCTTTTGATAAAGACATGAAAGAGATCAAGAGTTTCACCGCAAACGATGTCGGCGATGCCCACTTTGCCAATTTCATTTCCGCATGTGCCTCCCGAGATTACGGCTCGCTCAACGCAGATGCGATGACAGGTCACTTGTCCGCAGGCGTTAGCCACTTGGGCAACATTTCGTACTACCTGGGCGAAAAGAATCCCGCTTCGGCTGACGAGATCAAAGCCGCCGTGTCAAAAATCAAGAGTCTTGACGACAACGCCGCGACGCTACAACGAACCATCGAGCACTTGGAAGCCAACGGTGTGGATCTGGACAAGACGCCACTTGCCCTGGGGCCGATGCTGGAGTTTGATCCCGAGACGGAGAAGTTCACCAACAACGACGACGCAAACGCGATGTTGACCCGTGAGTATCGAAAGGGATTCGAAGTCCCCGAAGGAGCGAACGTCTGA
- a CDS encoding sugar phosphate isomerase/epimerase family protein has protein sequence MNPIDRRSMLKASVVTSVAAAISAGPLATETLAAKPAGPSDMQFGLVTYLWGKDMDLPTLIDVCEKSGLNGVELRTEHKHGVEPSLNKAEREDVKKRFADSPVELVGYGSNAQYHEADPKKLQANIELTKRYVELMHDCGASGVKVKPNGLVKGVPHEQTIEQIGKALNDVAAFGADFGQQIRVEVHGKETQEIDVMKAIFDVADHPNATICWNSNDEDLKGPGLEKNFELLKGRFGDTVHVRELNIGDYPYAKLMRLFRQMNYQGWILLEARTDPKDKIAALIEQRKVFEEMVAG, from the coding sequence ATGAATCCCATTGATCGACGTTCGATGTTAAAGGCGTCCGTGGTGACGTCCGTGGCCGCGGCCATATCGGCCGGTCCACTGGCCACAGAGACCCTCGCTGCCAAACCTGCTGGTCCGTCGGACATGCAGTTCGGGTTGGTGACCTATCTGTGGGGCAAAGACATGGATTTGCCGACGCTGATCGATGTCTGTGAAAAATCCGGACTCAACGGCGTTGAGCTTCGTACCGAGCACAAGCACGGCGTGGAGCCGAGTCTGAACAAGGCCGAACGGGAGGATGTCAAGAAACGTTTTGCCGACAGCCCTGTCGAATTGGTGGGCTACGGTTCCAATGCCCAGTACCACGAAGCGGATCCCAAGAAGTTGCAGGCTAACATCGAGTTGACGAAACGATACGTCGAGTTGATGCACGACTGCGGCGCATCCGGCGTCAAAGTGAAGCCGAACGGACTGGTCAAAGGAGTCCCCCACGAGCAAACGATCGAGCAGATCGGGAAAGCGCTCAACGATGTCGCTGCGTTTGGTGCCGATTTCGGCCAGCAAATCCGCGTCGAGGTGCACGGCAAAGAAACCCAAGAAATCGATGTCATGAAAGCGATTTTTGACGTCGCGGATCACCCCAATGCCACCATCTGCTGGAACTCCAACGACGAAGATCTCAAGGGACCTGGTTTGGAGAAAAACTTTGAGCTGCTGAAGGGACGATTTGGAGACACGGTTCATGTCCGCGAATTGAACATTGGCGATTATCCCTACGCTAAGTTGATGCGGCTGTTCCGTCAGATGAATTACCAAGGATGGATTTTGTTGGAGGCACGCACGGATCCCAAAGACAAGATCGCCGCCTTGATCGAGCAGCGAAAGGTCTTCGAGGAAATGGTCGCAGGTTAG